One window of the Camarhynchus parvulus chromosome 2, STF_HiC, whole genome shotgun sequence genome contains the following:
- the LOC115917501 gene encoding LOW QUALITY PROTEIN: macrophage mannose receptor 1-like (The sequence of the model RefSeq protein was modified relative to this genomic sequence to represent the inferred CDS: deleted 1 base in 1 codon), giving the protein MSFSRFLVFLSLMQCSLQSSVTFTLRGNANGQPCVFPFKYKDKQYNECTDAGRSDGLLWCATTSDFDADKLYGFCPLINNTERFWTEDVSTGIHYQINSESALTWHQARKSCQQQNAELLSITEIQEQAYVGELTKEFGFAFWIGLNALDFNSGWQWAGGSPFRYLNWAPGSPFLLPGKICGLLNPRKNGKWENQACNQRLGYICKKGSFSSKPDIMPKGELRPVQCMDGWWPYAGHCYSIHRDPKTWEDALSSCKKQDGDLASIHNIAEYSFLVSQLGYKPTEELWLGLNDLKTHFYFEWSDGTPVTFTKWQRRHPTYTSGAEHCAAMKGQDGYWATDACNKQLGYICKKKPSSQSSEKETIEDLGCQKGWKRYDFHCYLVGSALLTFSEANKTCEQSKAYLATVESRNEQTFLISLTGLRSEEYFWIGLSDTEEQGSFRWTNGETAHFTHWNTAMPGKEQGCVVMGTGIAAGLWDVVSCEKTSNYLCKQRAAGVPPPAPPGQVPAAACAEGWDRASRADSCLKFFVREGNQKKSWFEAEEFCREIGGNLVTINTREDQILLWQLASDKGLNTQAFWIGLFLLNPDEGFSWIDGSPVIYENWEEDEPNNYKELEHCVMFNRSPQMRWNDLHCEHLLNWICETKKGTLIKPEANYKLDYQLTSDGWIIYENKQYYFSKEHVHMEEARRICQKNFADLVVIERESKRRFLWHYIYTKHRGKSFFIGLVVSFDQRFRWLDDSPVNFVAWAPNEPNFANNDENCVIMSEDFGLWKDISCAVQKAFICERQNSTYSGFAPPVLPPLGGCPETWLLFKNKCYKIFGPREEEKLTWHSARSVCRELGGNLASIHNNQVQAFLTFHLKDVASETWIGLNDINSENTYLWTDGSIFDYSNWAPGFPFRDNFMVVDWKYITIETDCIAMTRRSVDDAGLWENTDCQHNKSYICQMDSEPELFHPTSAPDFDFVHYGNSSYLIIPSKMNWEEARKACKEKSSELASIFDYYSNIFLLLQAVQYGEPLWIGLNSNVNYGYYRWTNKRKVSFSKWDYGEPKQRTACVYLALSGRWKTAHCNEKHLSICKKSEDVVPSDPPQDIGQCPESDHISWIPFRSHCYNFNANEMSWAQSVTQCIQSGGMLASVEDLYESNFLIEHADLYASKTSGFWIGIYRNVNGQLLWQDNSALDFVNWAEGQPSGDELAFCVELSAATGYWSILPCSSQKGFICKKPKTLPKVAGNVEDAKKNKASGHLNMWLLLTLVLIILLGVGFMIYFLFKIKTGSGTGREVRRSSRQLEYIHALSAGDNGSDATSNKEKNEHSVV; this is encoded by the exons ATGAGTTTCTCCAGGTTTCtagttttcctttccctcatgCAATGTTCACTACAGTCATCAG TTACTTTTACATTGCGAGGAAATGCCAATGGACAGCCTTGTGTATTCCCTTTCAAATACAAAGACAAGCAGTACAATGAGTGCACAGATGCTGGCAGGTCAGATGGGCTGCTCTGGTGTGCAACAACTTCAGATTTTGATGCCGATAAACTCTATGGATTTTGCCCACTGATAA ACAACACTGAAAGATTTTGGACAGAAGACGTTTCAACCGGCATTCACTACCAGATAAACTCAGAATCAGCCCTAACATGGCACCAAGCAAGGAAAAGCTGtcagcagcaaaatgcagaaCTACTGAGCATTACAGAGATTCAGGAGCAAGCATATGTAGGAG AGCTAACTAAAGAATTTGGTTTTGCCTTCTGGATTGGATTGAATGCTTTGGACTTCAACAGTGGATGGCaatgggctgggggcagccctTTCAGATATTTAAACTGGGCTCCAG GAAGtcccttcctgctccctgggaaAATCTGTGGACTGTTGAATCCCAGAAAGAATGGTAAATGGGAAAACCAGGCATGCAACCAGAGACTAGGCTACATTTGTAAAAAAGGATCCTTCAGTTCAAAGCCTGATATTATGCCCAAAG GGGAATTGAGGCCTGTTCAGTGCATGGATGGCTGGTGGCCATATGCAGGTCACTGCTACAGCATTCaccgggaccccaaaacatGGGAAGATGCTCTGTCTTCATGTAAAAAGCAAGATGGAGATTTGGCAAGCATCCACAACATTGCTGAATACAGCTTTCTAGTGTCACAGCTTGGTTACA AACCAACAGAAGAGCTGTGGCTGGGTCTGAATGACCTGAAGACTCACTTCTACTTCGAGTGGAGCGACGGGACGCCTGTGACGTTCACCAAATGGCAGCGCCGGCATCCCACCTACACCAGCGGTGCGGAGCACTGCGCCGCTATGAAGGGGCAG GATGGATACTGGGCAACTGATGCTTGTAATAAGCAACTTGGTTACATCTGTAAAAAGAAGCCTTCATCACAATCCTCTGAAAAAGAGACAATCGAGGACCTAGGCTGCCAGAAA ggctggaaaagatATGATTTTCACTGTTACTTGGTGGGTTCTGCACTTTTGACATTCTCAGAAGCAAATAAGACATGTGAACAGAGCAAAGCTTATCTAGCTACGGTGGAAAGCAG AAACGAGCAAACCTTTCTGATTAGTCTGACGGGGCTGAGGTCTGAAGAATATTTCTGGATTGGTCTCTCTGACACAGAAGAGCAAGGGAGTTTCAGGTGGACCAATGGAGAAACTGCTCATTTCACACACTGGAACACAGCCATGCCAG GGAAAGAGCAAGGCTGTGTTGTCATGGGGACTGGAATTGCAGCTGGATTATGGGATGTCGTTAGCTGTGAGAAGACATCAAATTATCTTTGCAAACAGCGGGCAGCAGGagtgccacctcctgctcctccaggccaGGTCCCTGCAGCTGCGTGTGCCGaaggctgggacagagcctCGCGGGCAGACTCATGCCTCAAA TTTTTTGTGAGAGAGGGAAACCAAAAGAAGTCTTGGTTTGAAGCAGAAGAATTCTGTAGAGAAATTGGTGGAAATCTGGTCACAATCAATACAAGAGAAGATCAAATTTTATTATGGCAATTAGCTTC GGACAAAGGACTGAACACTCAGGCTTTCTGGATCGGTTTGTTTCTCTTAAATCCTGATGAAGGATTTTCCTGGATTGATGGCTCCCCT GTAATTTATGAGAACTGGGAGGAAGATGAACCCAACAACTACAAAGAACTTGAACATTGCGTTATGTTTAATAGATCACCCCAAATGCGCTGGAATGACTTGCACTGTGAACATTTACTTAATTGGatttgtgaaacaaaaaaag GTACATTGATAAAGCCTGAAGCAAACTACAAGCTTG ACTATCAGCTCACCAGTGATGGATGGattatatatgaaaataagCAGTACTATTTCAGCAAAGAACATGTCCATATGGAAGAAGCACGGAGAATTTGTCAGAAGAACTTTGCTGATCTTGTTGTCAttgagagagaaagcaaaagacGATTTCTGTGGCACTAT atttacacaaaacacagaggaaaatcaTTTTTCATTGGCTTAGTTGTCAGCTTTGATCAGAGATTCAG ATGGCTGGATGACAGCCCAGTGAATTTTGTTGCCTGGGCTCCAAATGAACCCAATTTTGCAAACAATGATGAAAACTGTGTGATAATGTCAGAAGATTTTG gcTTATGGAAAGACATAAGTTGTGCTGTGCAAAAGGCCTTTATCTGTGAAAGGCAAAATTCAACTTACTCAGGATTTGCTCCTCCTGTACTTCCACCTCTGGGAGGATGTCCTGAAACTTggcttttgtttaaaaataag TGTTATAAAATATTTGGAcccagagaagaagagaaactAACTTGGCACTCAGCAAGAAGTGTTTGTAGAGAATTAGGGGGAAATTTGGCCTCTATACACAATAACCAAGTGCAAG CTTTCCTCACTTTCCATCTAAAGGATGTTGCCAGTGAAACATGGATTGGGCTGAATGACATTAACAGTGAGAATACATACCTCTGGACAGATGGAAGCATTTTTGACTATTCAAATTGGGCCCCAGGATTCCCATTCAGAGATAATTTCATGGTGGTTGACTGGAAGTATATTACAATAGAg acTGATTGTATTGCAATGACAAGAAGGTCTGTAGATGATGCAGGATTATGGGAAAATACTGACTGCCAGCATAATAAAAGTTATATTTGCCAGATGGACAGCg AGCCTGAACTGTTTCACCCCACAAGTGCTCCAGATTTCGATTTTGTCCATTATGGCAATAGCAGCTATTTAATCATTCCTTCTAAAATGAATTGGGAAGAAGCAAGAAAAGCATGCAAGGAGAAATCTTCAGAGCTTGCCAGCATTTTTGATTATTACAGTAATATATTCTTACTGCTGCAGGCAGTACAGTATGGAGAGCCCTTATGGATTGGGCTCAACAGCAATGTg AATTATGGATATTATAGGTGGACCAATAAAAGGAAAGTAAGTTTTTCTAAGTGGGACTATGGAGAACCAAAACAGAGAACAGCCTGTGTCTATCTAGCACTCTCTGGGAGATGGAAAACAGCACATTGTAATGAGAAACATCTTTCTATCTGCAAAAAATCTGAGG ATGTAGTTCCTTCTGATCCCCCCCAGGATATTGGACAATGTCCTGAATCTGATCACATATCTTGGATTCCTTTCCGAAGCCACTGCTATAACTTCAATGCCAATGAAATGAGCTGGGCTCAGTCTGTGACTCAGTGCATTCAATCag GTGGTATGTTGGCTTCTGTAGAAGATCTGTATGAATCAAACTTTTTAATAGAACATGCAGATTTATATGCAAGTAAGACAAGTGGCTTCTGGATAGGAATATACAGAAATGTAAATG GGCAGCTGCTTTGGCAAGATAACAGTGCCTTAGACTTTGTCAACTGGGCAGAG GGGCAGCCCTCGGGGGACGAGCTGGCTTTCTGCGTGGAGCTGTCTGCAGCCACAGGCTACTGGAGtatcctgccctgctcttcccAAAAGGGCTTTATTTGTAAGAAACCAAAGA